A window from Drosophila nasuta strain 15112-1781.00 chromosome 3, ASM2355853v1, whole genome shotgun sequence encodes these proteins:
- the LOC132791309 gene encoding serine protease 1-like, protein MKLFIAVLALAIGVATAAPQAAIAHPKDLAKVSKVEGRITNGYPTYEGMAPYTVGLSLVTNGAYSWCGGSIIAHTWVITAEHCTRNVDNVNVHFGATWRTEAQFTHWVGRNDIINHDYDDIALIRIPHVDFWHMVNKIELPSFNERYNDYNGWWAFACGWGKTYDTSGLPDWMQCVDLQVMPNSECEQTYGSNTVRSNILCVRTPEGKSTCSGDSGGPLVAHEGKKLIGVTNWVSSAGCQSGHPSGFQRITYHLDWIRDLTGVAYY, encoded by the coding sequence ATGAAACTGTTCATAGCTGTCTTGGCTTTAGCCATTGGTGTCGCTACCGCGGCTCCCCAAGCGGCAATCGCTCATCCCAAGGATCTGGCAAAGGTCAGCAAGGTGGAAGGACGCATTACCAATGGATATCCAACCTATGAAGGTATGGCCCCGTATACGGTTGGTCTGAGCTTGGTGACGAACGGTGCCTACTCGTGGTGCGGTGGTTCCATCATCGCCCACACCTGGGTCATCACTGCGGAGCATTGTACCAGGAACGTGGATAATGTGAATGTGCATTTCGGTGCCACGTGGCGCACAGAAGCTCAGTTCACTCATTGGGTTGGCCGCAACGACATCATCAATCACGACTACGATGACATTGCCTTGATCCGCATTCCCCACGTCGATTTCTGGCACATGGTCAACAAAATTGAGCTGCCGAGCTTCAATGAGCGCTACAATGACTACAACGGTTGGTGGGCATTCGCCTGTGGCTGGGGAAAGACCTATGACACCAGTGGATTGCCCGACTGGATGCAGTGCGTCGACTTGCAGGTTATGCCCAACAGCGAGTGTGAGCAAACTTATGGATCTAACACTGTGCGCAGCAACATTCTGTGTGTGAGAACACCTGAAGGCAAATCGACCTGCAGCGGCGACTCTGGTGGCCCCTTGGTGGCTCACGAGGGCAAGAAATTGATCGGTGTTACTAACTGGGTCTCCTCTGCCGGCTGCCAGTCTGGTCATCCTTCTGGCTTCCAGCGTATCACCTACCATCTCGACTGGATTCGCGATCTTACTGGCGTTGCCTACTACTAA
- the LOC132789541 gene encoding serine protease 1-like isoform X1 has translation MKTFIVLALAIAAVAAETIEQVHPKDLPQSLKLEGRITNGYPAYEGKAPYTVGLSFNGWWCGGSIIAHDWVLTAAHCTNGASSVTIYYGATWRTNAQFTHSVGSGNFIQNHNWPNNNGNDIALIRTPHVDFWSMVNKVELPSYNDRYNMYDGWWAVACGWGITSDGGSQPDWMQCVDLQIISNSQCSQTYGNQPDGILCVSTPGGKSTCSGDSGGPLVLHDGGKLVGVTSWVSGAGCTAGLPSGFTRVTNQLDWIRDNSGVAYY, from the coding sequence ATGAAGACCTTTATTGTCTTGGCCCTGGCTAtcgcagctgttgctgccgaaACCATTGAGCAGGTGCATCCCAAGGATCTGCCACAATCCCTGAAGCTCGAGGGACGCATTACCAACGGCTACCCAGCCTACGAGGGCAAGGCTCCCTACACTGTTGGCCTGAGCTTCAACGGTTGGTGGTGCGGTGGTTCCATCATTGCTCACGACTGGGTGCTGACTGCTGCTCACTGCACCAACGGTGCCAGCTCTGTGACCATCTACTACGGTGCCACCTGGCGTACCAACGCCCAGTTCACCCACTCGGTTGGCAGCGGCAACTTCATCCAGAACCACAACTGGcccaacaacaatggcaacgaTATCGCTTTGATCCGCACTCCCCATGTCGACTTCTGGAGCATGGTCAACAAGGTTGAGCTGCCCAGCTACAACGATCGCTACAACATGTACGATGGCTGGTGGGCTGTTGCCTGCGGCTGGGGCATCACCTCCGACGGCGGTTCCCAACCCGACTGGATGCAGTGCGTTGACTTGCAGATCATTAGCAACAGCCAATGCTCTCAGACCTATGGCAACCAACCCGATGGCATTCTCTGCGTTTCCACTCCCGGCGGCAAGTCCACCTGCTCTGGCGACTCTGGTGGCCCATTGGTGCTCCACGACGGCGGCAAACTTGTTGGTGTTACCTCCTGGGTATCTGGCGCTGGCTGCACCGCTGGTCTTCCATCTGGATTCACCCGTGTCACCAACCAACTCGACTGGATCCGTGACAACTCTGGTGTTGCTTACTATTAG
- the LOC132789541 gene encoding serine protease 1-like isoform X2 yields MKTFIVLALAIAAVAAETIEQVHPKDLPQSLKLEGRITNGYPAYEGKAPYTVGLSFNGWWCGGSIIAHDWVLTAAHCTNGASSVTIYYGATWRTNAQFTHSVGSGNFIQNHNWPNNNGNDIALIRTPHVDFWSMVNKVELPSYNDRYNDYNGWWAVACGWGGTYDGSPLPDWLQCVDLQVIHNSECAQTYGGLIQDNIICVRTPDGKSTCGGDSGGPLVSHDGNKLIGVTNWVSAAGCQSGHPSGFQRVTYHLDWIRDHTGIAY; encoded by the exons ATGAAGACCTTTATTGTCTTGGCCCTGGCTAtcgcagctgttgctgccgaaACCATTGAGCAGGTGCATCCCAAGGATCTGCCACAATCCCTGAAGCTCGAGGGACGCATTACCAACGGCTACCCAGCCTACGAGGGCAAGGCTCCCTACACTGTTGGCCTGAGCTTCAACGGTTGGTGGTGCGGTGGTTCCATCATTGCTCACGACTGGGTGCTGACTGCTGCTCACTGCACCAACGGTGCCAGCTCTGTGACCATCTACTACGGTGCCACCTGGCGTACCAACGCCCAGTTCACCCACTCGGTTGGCAGCGGCAACTTCATCCAGAACCACAACTGGcccaacaacaatggcaacgaTATCGCTTTGATCCGCACTCCCCATGTCGACTTCTGGAGCATGGTCAACAAG GTTGAGCTGCCCAGCTACAACGATCGCTACAACGACTACAACGGATGGTGGGCTGTTGCCTGCGGCTGGGGTGGTACCTATGATGGCTCTCCTCTGCCCGATTGGTTGCAGTGCGTCGACTTGCAGGTCATCCACAACTCTGAGTGCGCCCAGACCTATGGCGGTCTTATCCAGGACAACATCATCTGTGTGAGAACTCCTGACGGCAAGTCCACCTGCGGTGGTGACTCTGGTGGTCCTTTGGTTTCCCACGACGGCAACAAACTTATTGGTGTTACCAACTGGGTGtctgctgctggctgccaaTCTGGTCATCCATCTGGCTTCCAGCGTGTCACCTACCATTTGGACTGGATCCGTGACCATACTGGCATTGCTTACTAA
- the LOC132791310 gene encoding serine protease 1-like, protein MKVFITLLALAVASASAYEEVIHNKDITKVNKIEGRITNGYPAYEGKAPYTVGLGFSGGWWCGGSIISNTWVLTAEHCTGSAEAVTVYFGATWRTNAQYTHYVSRNDMINHGSKDISLIRIPHVDFWSMVNKVELPSYNDRYNDYNNWWAVACGWGGTYDGSPLPDWLQCVDLQVISNSECAQTYGTGTVTDSIICVRTPDGKSTCGGDSGGPLVSHDGNKLIGVTNWVSAAGCQSGHPSGFQRVTYHLDWIREHTGISY, encoded by the coding sequence ATGAAGGTGTTTATTACTCTATTGGCTTTGGCTGTTGCCTCTGCCTCGGCTTATGAGGAGGTGATCCACAACAAGGATATCACCAAGGTGAATAAGATCGAGGGTCGCATTACCAACGGCTACCCAGCCTACGAGGGCAAGGCTCCCTACACCGTCGGACTCGGCTTCAGCGGTGGCTGGTGGTGCGGTGGTTCCATCATCTCCAACACCTGGGTCCTTACTGCTGAGCACTGCACTGGCAGCGCCGAGGCCGTCACCGTCTACTTCGGTGCCACATGGCGCACCAATGCCCAGTACACTCACTATGTTAGCCGCAACGACATGATCAATCACGGATCAAAGGATATTTCTCTGATCCGCATCCCTCATGTGGACTTCTGGAGCATGGTCAACAAGGTTGAGCTGCCCAGCTACAACGATCGCTACAACGACTACAACAATTGGTGGGCTGTTGCTTGCGGCTGGGGTGGCACCTATGATGGCTCTCCTCTGCCCGACTGGCTCCAGTGCGTCGACTTGCAGGTTATTTCCAACAGCGAGTGCGCTCAGACCTACGGCACTGGCACTGTTACCGACAGCATCATCTGTGTGAGGACTCCCGACGGCAAGTCAACCTGCGGTGGTGACTCTGGTGGTCCTCTGGTTTCCCACGACGGCAACAAGCTTATCGGTGTTACCAACTGGGTGtctgctgctggctgccaaTCTGGCCATCCTTCTGGCTTCCAGCGTGTCACCTACCACTTGGACTGGATCCGTGAGCACACTGGCATTTCTTACTAA
- the LOC132789542 gene encoding serine protease 1-like: MKVFITLLALAVASASAYEEVIHNKDITRVNKIEGRITNGYPAYEGKAPYTVGLGFSGGWWCGGSIISNTWVLTAEHCTGSAEAVTVYFGATWRTNAQYTHYVSRNDMINHGSKDISLIRIPHVDFWSMVNKVELPSYNDRYNDYNNWWAVACGWGGTYDGSPLPDWLQCVDLQVISNSECAQTYGTGTVTDSIICVRTPDGKSTCGGDSGGPLVSHDGNKLIGVTNWVSAAGCQSGHPSGFQRVTYHLDWIREHTGISY; this comes from the coding sequence ATGAAGGTGTTTATTACTCTACTGGCTTTGGCTGTTGCCTCTGCCTCGGCTTACGAGGAGGTGATCCACAACAAGGATATCACCAGGGTGAACAAGATCGAGGGTCGCATTACCAACGGCTACCCAGCCTACGAGGGCAAGGCTCCCTACACTGTCGGTCTAGGCTTCAGCGGTGGCTGGTGGTGCGGTGGTTCAATCATCTCCAACACCTGGGTCCTTACTGCTGAGCACTGCACTGGCAGCGCCGAGGCCGTCACCGTCTACTTCGGTGCCACATGGCGCACCAATGCCCAGTACACTCACTATGTTAGCCGCAACGACATGATCAACCACGGATCAAAGGATATTTCTCTGATCCGCATCCCTCATGTGGACTTCTGGAGCATGGTCAACAAGGTTGAGCTGCCCAGCTACAACGATCGCTACAACGACTACAACAATTGGTGGGCTGTTGCTTGCGGCTGGGGTGGCACCTATGATGGCTCTCCTCTGCCCGACTGGCTCCAGTGCGTCGACTTGCAGGTTATTTCCAACAGCGAGTGCGCTCAGACCTACGGCACTGGCACTGTTACCGACAGCATCATCTGTGTGAGGACTCCCGACGGCAAGTCAACCTGCGGTGGTGACTCTGGTGGTCCTCTGGTTTCCCACGACGGCAACAAGCTTATCGGTGTTACCAACTGGGTGtctgctgctggctgccaaTCTGGCCATCCTTCTGGCTTCCAGCGTGTCACCTACCACTTGGACTGGATCCGTGAGCACACTGGCATTTCTTACTAA
- the LOC132792923 gene encoding serine protease 1-like has translation MKVFITILALAIASASGAAVPSAVEKAVNLKDISGRITNGYPAYEGKAPYTVGLGFSGGWWCGGSIISNTWVLTAEHCTSSAESVTVYFGATWRTNAQYTHWVSRNDIINHGSADIALIRIPHVDFWHMVNKVELPSYNDRYNDYNGWWAVACGWGGTYDGSPLPDWLQCVDLQVISNNECAQTYGTGTVRDNIICVRTPDGKSTCNGDSGGPLVSHDGNKLIGVTNFGTSSCTSGAPAGFQRVTYHLDWIRDHTGISY, from the coding sequence ATGAAGGTGTTCATAACTATCTTGGCTTTGGCCATTGCCTCCGCATCTGGCGCCGCGGTGCCCTCCGCTGTGGAGAAAGCCGTTAACCTGAAGGATATTTCCGGCCGCATTACCAACGGATACCCAGCCTACGAGGGCAAGGCTCCCTACACTGTCGGTCTGGGCTTCAGCGGTGGTTGGTGGTGCGGTGGTTCCATCATCTCCAACACCTGGGTCCTTACTGCTGAGCACTGCACCAGCAGCGCTGAGTCCGTCACAGTCTACTTTGGTGCCACATGGCGCACCAACGCCCAGTACACTCACTGGGTTAGCCGCAATGACATCATCAACCATGGATCCGCCGATATCGCTTTGATCCGCATTCCCCATGTCGATTTCTGGCACATGGTCAACAAGGTTGAGCTGCCCAGCTACAACGATCGCTACAACGACTACAACGGATGGTGGGCTGTTGCTTGCGGCTGGGGTGGTACCTATGATGGCTCTCCTCTGCCCGATTGGTTGCAGTGCGTCGACTTGCAGGTTATTTCCAACAACGAGTGCGCTCAGACCTACGGCACTGGCACCGTTAGGGATAACATCATCTGTGTGAGGACTCCCGATGGCAAGTCCACTTGCAACGGTGACTCTGGCGGTCCTCTCGTTTCCCACGATGGCAACAAATTGATTGGTGTTACCAACTTCGGTACCTCCTCCTGCACATCTGGAGCCCCAGCTGGTTTCCAACGTGTCACCTACCACTTGGACTGGATCCGTGACCACACTGGCATTTCTTACTAA
- the LOC132789539 gene encoding serine protease 1-like, with amino-acid sequence MKLFVFLAFALAAANAVPTGINKPLKVMDMPKTPTIDGRITNGYPAYEGKVPYIVGLSFDGGWWCGGSIIGNTWVLTAGHCINDGSGVRIYYGASFRHEAQYTHWVSGNDQIRHPNYNDQLNNDIALIRTPHVDFWSLVNKVELPSYNDRYNDYNGWWAVASGWGAISNGSGMHNYLNCVDVQIISNDECRNVFGGGYVIDNTICINTSGGKGTCNGDSGGPLVTHDGNRIVGITSFGHWDGCTAGQPAGFTRVTGYLDWIRDNTGISY; translated from the coding sequence ATGAAACTGTTCGTGTTCTTAGCCTTTGCGCTGGCCGCAGCCAACGCTGTGCCCACCGGCATCAACAAACCTCTTAAGGTTATGGACATGCCAAAGACCCCCACCATTGATGGTCGCATTACCAATGGGTATCCTGCCTATGAGGGTAAGGTCCCCTACATTGTTGGTCTTAGCTTCGACGGTGGCTGGTGGTGCGGTGGTTCAATCATTGGAAACACCTGGGTGCTGACTGCCGGACATTGCATTAATGATGGTTCCGGTGTGAGAATCTACTACGGTGCCAGCTTCCGTCACGAGGCTCAATACACTCACTGGGTCAGTGGAAACGATCAAATCCGTCATCCCAACTACAACGATCAGTTGAACAACGATATTGCCCTTATCCGCACACCCCATGTGGACTTCTGGAGCTTGGTGAACAAGGTTGAGCTGCCCAGCTACAACGATCGCTACAACGACTACAATGGATGGTGGGCTGTTGCTTCCGGCTGGGGCGCCATCTCAAATGGCAGTGGTATGCACAACTACCTCAACTGTGTCGATGTCCAGATCATCAGCAACGACGAATGCCGCAACGTTTTCGGCGGTGGctatgttatcgataacaccATCTGCATCAACACCTCTGGTGGCAAAGGCACTTGCAACGGTGACTCTGGTGGTCCATTGGTTACACATGACGGCAACCGCATTGTTGGCATCACATCCTTCGGTCATTGGGATGGCTGCACTGCTGGTCAACCCGCCGGTTTCACTCGTGTCACTGGTTACTTGGATTGGATCCGTGATAACACTGGTATCTCCTACTAA
- the LOC132789615 gene encoding serine protease 1-like — protein sequence MKVFITILALAIASASGAAVPSAVEKAVNLKDISGRITNGYPAYEGKAPYTVGLGFSGGWWCGGSIISNTWVLTAEHCTGSAESVTVYFGATWRTNAQYTHWVSRNDIINHGSADIALIRIPHVDFWHMVNKVELPSYNDRYNDYNGWWAVACGWGGTYDGSPLPDWLQCVDLQVISNNECAQTYGTGTVRDNIICVRTPDGKSTCNGDSGGPLVSHDGNKLIGVTNFGTSSCTSGAPAGFQRVTYHLDWIRDHTGISY from the coding sequence ATGAAGGTGTTTATAACTATCTTGGCTTTGGCCATTGCCTCCGCATCTGGCGCCGCGGTGCCCTCCGCTGTGGAGAAAGCCGTTAACCTGAAGGATATTTCCGGCCGCATTACCAACGGATACCCAGCCTACGAGGGCAAGGCTCCCTACACTGTCGGTCTGGGCTTCAGCGGTGGCTGGTGGTGCGGTGGTTCCATCATCTCCAACACCTGGGTCCTTACTGCTGAGCACTGCACTGGCAGCGCTGAGTCCGTCACAGTCTACTTTGGTGCCACATGGCGCACCAACGCCCAGTACACTCACTGGGTTAGCCGCAATGACATCATCAACCATGGATCCGCCGATATCGCTTTGATCCGCATTCCCCATGTCGATTTCTGGCACATGGTAAACAAGGTTGAGCTGCCCAGCTACAACGATCGCTACAACGACTACAACGGATGGTGGGCTGTTGCCTGCGGCTGGGGTGGCACCTATGATGGCTCTCCTCTGCCCGACTGGCTCCAGTGCGTCGACTTGCAGGTTATTTCCAACAACGAGTGCGCTCAAACCTACGGCACTGGCACCGTTAGGGATAACATCATCTGTGTGAGGACTCCCGATGGCAAGTCCACTTGCAACGGTGACTCTGGCGGTCCATTGGTTTCCCACGATGGCAACAAATTGATTGGTGTTACCAACTTCGGTACCTCCTCCTGCACATCTGGAGCCCCAGCTGGTTTCCAACGTGTCACCTACCACTTGGACTGGATCCGTGACCATACTGGCATTTCTTACTAA
- the LOC132789540 gene encoding serine protease 1-like, producing the protein MKTFIVLALAIAAVAAETIEQVHPKDLPQSLKLEGRITNGYPAYEGKAPYTVGLSFNGWWCGGSIIAHDWVLTAAHCTNGASSVTIYYGATWRTNAQFTHSVGSGNFIQNHNWPNNNGNDIALIRTPHVDFWSMVNKVELPSYNDRYNMYDGWWAVACGWGLTSDGGSQPDWMQCVDLQIISNSQCSQTYGNQPDGILCVSTPGGKSTCSGDSGGPLVLHDGGKLVGVTSWVSGAGCTAGLPSGFTRVTNQLDWIRDNSGVAYY; encoded by the coding sequence ATGAAGACTTTCATTGTATTGGCCTTGGCTATCGCAGCAGTTGCTGCCGAAACCATTGAGCAGGTGCATCCCAAGGATCTGCCACAATCCCTGAAGCTCGAGGGACGCATTACCAACGGCTACCCAGCCTACGAGGGCAAGGCTCCCTACACTGTTGGCCTGAGCTTCAACGGTTGGTGGTGCGGTGGTTCCATCATTGCTCACGACTGGGTGCTGACTGCTGCTCACTGCACCAACGGTGCCAGCTCTGTGACCATCTACTACGGTGCCACCTGGCGTACCAACGCCCAGTTCACCCACTCGGTTGGCAGCGGCAACTTCATCCAGAACCACAACTGGcccaacaacaatggcaacgaTATCGCTTTGATCCGCACTCCCCATGTCGACTTCTGGAGCATGGTCAACAAGGTTGAGCTGCCCAGCTACAACGATCGCTACAACATGTATGATGGCTGGTGGGCTGTTGCCTGCGGCTGGGGTCTTACATCTGATGGCGGTTCCCAACCCGACTGGATGCAGTGCGTTGACTTGCAGATCATTAGCAACAGCCAATGCTCTCAGACTTATGGCAACCAACCCGATGGCATTCTCTGCGTTTCTACCCCCGGCGGCAAGTCCACCTGCTCTGGCGACTCTGGTGGCCCATTGGTGCTCCACGACGGCGGCAAACTTGTTGGTGTTACTTCCTGGGTATCTGGCGCTGGCTGCACCGCCGGTCTTCCATCTGGATTCACCCGTGTCACCAACCAACTCGACTGGATCCGCGACAACTCTGGTGTTGCTTACTATTAA
- the LOC132792647 gene encoding serine protease 1-like, whose amino-acid sequence MKVFITLLALAVASASAYEEVIHNKDITRVNKIEGRITNGYPAYEGKAPYTVGLGFSGGWWCGGSIISNTWVLTAEHCTGSAEAVTVYFGATWRTNAQYTHWVSRNDMINHGSKDISLIRIPHVDFWSMVNKVELPSYNDRYNDYNNWWAVACGWGGTYDGSPLPDWLQCVDLQVISNSECAQTYGTGTVTDSIICVRTPDGKSTCGGDSGGPLVSHDGNKLIGVTNWVSAAGCQSGHPSGFQRVTYHLDWIREHTGISY is encoded by the coding sequence ATGAAGGTGTTCATTACTCTACTGGCTTTGGCTGTTGCCTCTGCCTCGGCTTACGAGGAGGTGATCCACAACAAGGATATCACCAGGGTGAACAAGATCGAGGGTCGCATTACCAACGGCTACCCAGCCTACGAGGGCAAGGCTCCCTACACCGTCGGTCTCGGCTTCAGCGGTGGCTGGTGGTGCGGTGGTTCCATCATCTCCAACACCTGGGTCCTTACTGCTGAGCACTGCACTGGCAGCGCCGAGGCCGTCACCGTCTACTTCGGTGCCACATGGCGCACCAACGCCCAGTACACTCACTGGGTTAGCCGCAACGACATGATCAACCACGGATCAAAGGATATTTCTCTGATCCGCATCCCTCATGTGGACTTCTGGAGCATGGTCAACAAGGTTGAGCTGCCCAGCTACAACGATCGCTACAACGACTACAACAATTGGTGGGCTGTTGCTTGCGGCTGGGGTGGCACCTATGATGGCTCTCCTCTGCCCGACTGGCTCCAGTGCGTCGACTTGCAGGTTATTTCCAACAGCGAGTGCGCTCAGACCTACGGCACTGGCACTGTTACCGACAGCATCATCTGTGTGAGGACTCCCGACGGCAAGTCAACCTGCGGTGGTGACTCTGGTGGTCCTCTGGTTTCCCACGACGGCAACAAGCTTATCGGTGTTACCAACTGGGTGtctgctgctggctgccaaTCTGGCCATCCTTCGGGCTTCCAGCGTGTCACCTACCACTTGGACTGGATCCGTGAGCACACTGGCATTTCTTACTAA